A single window of Rhizobium indicum DNA harbors:
- a CDS encoding DUF3010 family protein, with translation MKICGVQIKSKDALFALVDNAGNIPAHVVSSTKKLTLGNDEETASLESFLHSAKNFFRENGVEKIVIKIRPGGHMQASPVTYKIETLLQLACQQVVFIHDATVRAALKKTNSIASPQTCLTYQRDAYEAAAAHLWSLDRK, from the coding sequence ATGAAAATTTGCGGCGTTCAGATTAAATCTAAAGACGCCTTGTTCGCGCTGGTCGATAATGCAGGAAATATTCCCGCTCATGTTGTCTCATCTACTAAGAAACTTACCTTGGGTAATGATGAGGAAACAGCATCCCTAGAATCGTTTCTCCATTCTGCAAAGAACTTCTTTCGTGAAAACGGCGTGGAAAAGATCGTTATTAAAATTAGGCCAGGCGGTCACATGCAGGCATCACCGGTGACCTACAAAATCGAGACACTTCTTCAACTTGCCTGCCAACAAGTCGTTTTCATACACGATGCGACAGTCAGAGCCGCCCTGAAGAAAACCAACTCCATCGCCTCTCCGCAGACATGCCTCACCTATCAACGGGATGCCTATGAGGCCGCGGCGGCGCATTTGTGGTCGCTGGACAGAAAATAA
- a CDS encoding serine/threonine protein kinase, with protein sequence MPIDYSKFPAEIVPTIRSLEKDIDFERASEKGANGYVLFGQNRLLERSVVIKFYFWENGDHIEPKRLAQLEHDHVVKIYDAQSIDDDYAFYMMRHCDGGDIDNHLFAGKIGLIKATDLTTQVASAVSFLHAEGFLHRDLKPENIFLDNDRCVIGDFGSVVEQGETGSAVSLTKHSLLYRPPELFVANTYYRAGDVYQLGIFYYQMLGGFLPYGERDWLSVKEQIKYDELQGYEQQLFSANAIEKKIKAGRLLDYDSLPAYVPKALVAIIRKATRVVYADRYDTVADFCAALTNARAAIPDWTEIDWPTLRRDNKTIRLVKEKADWVIEKDSGTGWRRDRKNSFTSFRKAVEHAEAI encoded by the coding sequence ATGCCGATAGACTACTCCAAATTTCCGGCCGAGATTGTTCCCACAATACGCTCGCTTGAGAAGGATATTGATTTTGAGAGAGCTAGCGAAAAGGGCGCCAATGGCTACGTCCTGTTCGGCCAAAACCGTCTTTTAGAACGAAGCGTCGTTATAAAATTTTACTTCTGGGAAAATGGCGACCACATAGAACCTAAACGACTGGCACAATTGGAACACGACCATGTAGTGAAAATCTATGATGCTCAGTCAATCGATGACGATTACGCGTTTTACATGATGCGTCATTGTGATGGCGGCGACATCGACAATCATCTGTTTGCGGGAAAAATTGGACTTATCAAAGCTACCGACCTCACTACGCAGGTGGCATCGGCGGTGAGCTTTTTACACGCTGAAGGTTTTCTCCACCGGGATCTGAAGCCGGAGAACATATTTTTGGACAATGATCGCTGCGTGATCGGCGATTTCGGTTCGGTCGTTGAACAAGGTGAAACTGGATCAGCGGTATCTTTGACGAAACATTCTTTGCTTTACAGGCCCCCGGAACTCTTCGTAGCGAACACATATTACAGGGCTGGCGACGTCTACCAGTTGGGAATATTCTACTACCAAATGCTAGGCGGTTTTCTCCCCTATGGTGAACGTGACTGGCTGTCGGTCAAGGAACAGATAAAATACGACGAACTGCAAGGATATGAACAGCAACTGTTTTCCGCGAATGCCATTGAGAAGAAAATCAAAGCTGGTCGTCTGCTAGACTACGACAGCTTGCCTGCTTACGTGCCTAAAGCGCTGGTGGCGATAATTCGGAAGGCGACCAGGGTCGTGTATGCGGACAGATACGACACCGTGGCTGATTTCTGCGCTGCACTGACGAACGCGCGAGCCGCGATCCCGGATTGGACCGAAATCGATTGGCCCACGCTCCGAAGAGACAACAAGACAATCCGGCTCGTTAAGGAAAAAGCAGACTGGGTGATCGAGAAAGATTCTGGGACGGGATGGCGGCGAGATCGAAAAAATTCATTCACGTCTTTTAGGAAAGCAGTTGAGCACGCTGAAGCGATTTGA